The stretch of DNA AGTGGTAGCGTCAGCTCTTATCTCGTCTTCTTCACCAACACCGGATAGGTACTCGAGGATCTCGGCCAAATCGCTTGCTACGATTCTTCTAGCCGCTGTGAGCACGATGTAGTCTATCACATCCTCCTCTTCACTGCCGAGCAGGGCTATCTCGCTGTCAATCTCTAACGCTTTCCGGGACAACGTCACTAGCTCCCTGTATAGGACAGGGCTGGCAATCCTCCTGGAGACACCGCTCTCCACGGGGACTCCACCAACGGTGATGTTTAGCTTAGAAATGCTCGTAGGGAAGACAGGCACGTATTTACCCCGTAATCCGTATGTGCAAGAGGAGATAATGCTTAGACAAGCAGGTGGTCCAAACGGTTGTCAAATATAGAGGCTAGAAGCCCGGGGTATAGTCCCGAGGACACCCGGGGCCTGAAGGCCTCCGGAGGATCATTTTTGCTTCAGGGGCTCTACCACGAGCTCTATAACATCGCCCTTCACTGTTACAGTAGCCTTGCTCTTCCTCGCGGTTAAGATTCCCATGGTGAACGGAAATGTTATAACATTGAGGCTAACATCCCCCTCAGCCCTCACCTTCAGCTTCGCTGACTTTAGCCTCCCTCCTTTAGGTAGCTTCAGCGTCACTATCTCGGAATCCACTTCAAACTTGATAGATATTATGTCTCCCTGCAGCTCTACCCTGTTGCTGCCGCTCTCCACCTTAGCGACCTTCTCACCCAGAGTGTCGACCTCGTACCTGGAGCCCGCGCTATATACTTTCACCAGGTCCTCGTTTACATACTCTACCTCAGGATGCTGGGAGAAGTAAGCGCTGACCCTCACGCTTCCAGGCTCGATTTCAGCGCTGAGACCGCTCGTACCTACTAGAAGTGTGTGGCTAGCCTCGTACCTCCTCCCTGACACGAGGACCTTCGAGTTGTCCACGTCCACCTTAACCCTCTGCTCGTTCTTAAGCAGCATACCCCATTCGCCTCTCTATCCCCAATATACCCTTAATCCTACCAGATTGATAACTATTTCTACGGTACACCCGGATCTCGCAGATCCCTTTTGGATTCAAAGGTATCTGCCGGTGTTACCCTGTTCTCGAGAGACCTCGCGGAATCGTTTCATAGTTAATACCCGAGGCTTACATATAGTTCTTTTATCGAAGCTGTACATACGAGGTAGAAGCTTACTATGGCTGGTGAGGAGATACCGGAGGACGTGTTTGAAGATCTTGAGCTGGCAAAGAGTGAGGTGGAGAAGGAGCTGGAGAGGGCTAGGGGGAAGAGGAAGAGGAGGTACCCCAGTAACAGCGACATTGCGGAAGCCATAAAAGAGCTGGCGGGATATGCGAGGGTTGACCCCCAAAGCTTCCCTGAGAGGGTTAGAGAGAAGCTTGAGGAGCAAGGCTTCTACACAGGCCTCGTCACAGACGAGAGAATCTGGAGAGTCTACGAAACATTACTCAGAAAAGGGGAGATATAGAAGGCAATAACAGGGCTAAAGCCGTTGAAGAACTCCCAGGGTGTTATGGGTCTTGGGAGAATGCTACTTCTGCCTCTCCAAGGCGTCCCACAGTTGCCGCTTGTGCGGTAGGCCTGTGTGTGACACCCACGGTGGTGGAGGTGTTTGTGTGGCGTGTAGGGAGGCTATCTGCGCCGTATGCGGGAGGGAGCTTGCGGTCTCTTACTGCTCCGGCTGCGGCAGGCTTGGATGTGTCGACTGCCTAGTGCAGTACGATCCTGTGAGGCGTTTCTGCCGGGACTGCTTAGCCCGAGGAGCTTCCGAGTTCAAGCCGGAGGCCCTGGAGCCTCTTAAGAAGGTTGTTAGAAGAGTGTTTGGGTCGTGAACGGGTCTTAGCTTGTGTATGCCTTGAGGGCCCTGTCTATGTAGAGCTGTATTATGTTTGATGGCCTAACCCCTTCCAGATACTCCTTGTACACCACCTCACCATTCTTAACTGCGAACACGGCGATAGTTGGGCTAGCCCCTATCCTATAGTGATTGAAGCTCTCTGCAGCCGCTTTAGAGCTGCAATTCTGTGAGAACCAGTCGCAAAGGACGACTACGAACTTCACCCTGCTATCGCCAGAATACTTGCTTACAACCTCGAGCCAGTAGCGGTCCTGCAGCCTACACGCAGGGCAAAGAGCGTTGTCAAAATAAACAACAACAACGCCGTCACCCAGCTCCTTAGGATCGAGAGCGCCCCCATCAACCCTATGCAGCCTCCAGCCCCCGTCCTCCGGATTATAGACATATATGCCGTGCTGAGAGCCCGGGCCGGGAACCTTAGTCTCCATCTACAACCACCCACA from Aeropyrum pernix K1 encodes:
- a CDS encoding B-box zinc finger protein, coding for MACREAICAVCGRELAVSYCSGCGRLGCVDCLVQYDPVRRFCRDCLARGASEFKPEALEPLKKVVRRVFGS
- a CDS encoding TlpA family protein disulfide reductase, giving the protein METKVPGPGSQHGIYVYNPEDGGWRLHRVDGGALDPKELGDGVVVVYFDNALCPACRLQDRYWLEVVSKYSGDSRVKFVVVLCDWFSQNCSSKAAAESFNHYRIGASPTIAVFAVKNGEVVYKEYLEGVRPSNIIQLYIDRALKAYTS